The genomic stretch GTGCTTTGGCCGCGGCGAGTCGCAGCGGGTCGGGCAGGTGGTGGCGCAGCTGGGCCGCAAGGTGCTGCTGGTGACCGGCACCGCCAGTTGCCGCAAAACCGGCCTGCTGGACCGGGTGACGGACGCGCTGGCGGCCAGCGGCGTGACCTGTTTTCTGTTTGAACGCATCGAGTCCAACCCGCTCAGCACTACGGTGGATGACGGCGCGCGGCTGGCGCGTATGCACCAGTGCGACGTGGTGCTGGGGGTCGGCGGCGGCAGTGTGATGGATGCCGCCAAAGCCATCGCCTTCATGGCGAAGCATACCGGTTCGGTGGTCGAGTATTTATCCGTTCCCGCCCCGGCGGGCGACGCGCTGCCGCTGGTGCTGATGACCACCACGGCGGGCACCGGCAGCGAAGGCAACTGCGTGGCGGTAGTCACCAACCCGGCCACCCACGACAAACTGGTGTTCGTCAGCCCGGCGCTGTTCGCCCACACCGCCATCATCGACCCGACGCTGATGGTGACCCAGACCCCGGCGATGGTGGCGTCTACCGGCTTTGACGCCATGAGCCACAACATCGAAGCGCTGGTCGGGCGCTATGTTCAGCCGATGACCGCGATCATGAGCCGGGAAGCCATCGGCCTGCTGGCGCGCTATCTGCCGCGCGTCTGGCGCGACGCCGGCGATCTGGACGCCTGGGATCAGGTGTGCTGGGCCAATACCCTCGGCGGCATGGCGATTGGCCTGTCGGCCTGCGGCTTGCCGCACGCGATGGAACACCCGCTGAGCGGGTTGTACAACATCACCCACGGTCAGGGGCTGGCGGCGCTTTATCCGGCGCTGATGGCGTTTTCCTGGCGCGACAACGTAGCCGGGTTTGCCGCGGTGGCGCGGGCGATGAGCGACGATGTCGCGACGCTGAGCGAAGAAGAACAGGCCCAGCGCAGCATCGTGCTGGTCCGGCAGTTGCTGGGGACGCTGGCGCTGAACTTCACGCTGCGGGATCTGGGCGTTGATGAGAAAGACATTCCGTGGATGGCGGACAACTGCGTGCAGACGATGGGCTTCAGCCTGCAGCAGAACCCGCGCATCGCCACGCGGGATGAGGTGGAAGCCCTGTACCGGGCCTGCCTGTAACACAGCCATGTAGACACAACCATGTAGACACAACCATACGGACGCACTGCCGCCGGCGCGGCGGTGACGTCCTTCAGCTTATCAACCCGCTGCGAGATCGCGAGGGCCGAAATGAAAGAGAATCAACTGAAAAAGAACAGCCTGGGGCTGTGGTCTTTGGTGTTTTTCGTGGTCGCGGCCGCTTCGCCGTTGACCGGGGTGATCGGCGGGTTGCCGGTGGCGATGTCGGCGGGCAACGGCGCGGGCATTCCCGCCATGTATGTGCTGGCCGGGGCGATTTTGCTGGTGTTCTCCTTTGGCTATATCGCCATGAGCCGTTATGTGACCAACGCGGGCGCGTTTTACAGTTACATCGCGCTGGGGCTGGGGCAGCGCACCGGCGTGAGCGCGCTGACGGTGGCGCTGCTGGCCTATTTCGCCATCCAGATCGCGGTGGTGGCGCTGTTCGGTTTCTTCAGCCAGATGTACGTGCAGGATCATCTCGGCGTCAATTTTCCCTGGTGGGCGTACAGCGGCGCGATGCTATTGGTGATCTGCTATCTGGGAATCGAAAGCGTGGAGATCGGCGGCAAGGTGCTGGGCATTCTGATGCTGCTGGAAGTGGGCATCGTGCTGCTGACCGACGTCGCGATCCTGTGGTCGCACGGACCGCAACCGCTGACGTTCGCCTCCTTTACGCCCTCGGTGATCCAGCAGGGCAATCTGGGGATCGCGCTGGTGTTCACCATCGCCGCCTTTATTGGTTTCGAATCGACCGCCATTTACGGCGAAGAGTGTCGGGAGCCGACCAAAACCATTCCCCGCGCCACCCTGCTGGCGGTAACGTTAATCACGTTGTTCTTCGCGCTGACCAGTTGGGCGATGGTGCAGGCGTATGGGCTGGATCAGGTGCGCGAGCAGGCGCTCAACAATCCGGGGCGGTTCGTGTTCGACGTCGCCAGCCGCCTGCTGGGGCCCTGGTCGGAGCAGGTGATGTCGCTGTTGCTGATCACCAGCCTGTTCGCCGCCGCGCAGGCGTTCCACAACAACATTTCCCGTTACCTGTTCAGCATCAGCCGCGACGGCGTCCTGTGGTCGAAGATGGCGCGGGTGCGCGGCGACAAAGGCACGCCCTACGTCGCCAGCCTGGTGCAAACCTTGATGATGCTGACGCTGCTGCTGGTGCTGGCGGCGAGCGGCGCGGACCCGATGATGCATATCTTCGCCTGGGGATCGGCGGTGGCGACGATGGCGATCCTGCTGCTGCAGGGCGGGGTATCGGTGGCGGTAGTGATGTTCTTCCATCGCGCGGCGCCCCATTATTCGGCGTCCGCCTGGAGTCGCCTTTGGGCGCCGCTGTGCTCGGCAGTCTTGATGGGCGTGGCGTTGCTGATGGTGAGCGACAACATGGACGTGTTGAGCGGGTCTTCGTCACAACTGGTGTTCTTCATCCCGTGGGCGGTGGTGGGGATGGCGCTGGCGGGGTATCTGTTCGCCTGCTGGCCCCGGCAAACGGGGCGCGCCTTCACGCTGGAGAACATGGATTCGCAGGGATAACGGCGGAACATGCCGGGGAGAAGTGTCCTGCCGGGGAGAAGAGTCCCCGGCATGCGCTGTTTTTTCAATCCAGCAGCGGACGAGGCTGCCTGTCCAGCCGGCCGCTGAGCGTGATCAGCAGTAGCGCCGCGGCGACAATCACCGCGCCAATCCACGGGGTTTGCGCCAGTCCGCCGCGGGCGACCGTCTGCCCGCCAATCACCGACCCCAGCGCGATGCCGACGTTAAACGCCGCAATGTTTAAACCGGAGGCGACGTCCACGGCGTGGGGCGCATACTGTTCGGCCTTCTGCACCACATAGACCTGCAGGCCTGGCACGTTGCCGAATGCGAACACCCCCATCGCCAGCACCGTCGCCAGCGCCGCGTATTGAATAGATGCCGTGAACTGGAACACCAGCAGCAACAGCGCCAGCGCGGCGAAGATAAATGTCAGCGCCGGCACCGCGCCGTGGCGATCCGCCAGTTTGCCGCCCCAGAGATTGCCAATCGCCACCGACACGCCGTAACCCAGCAAAATCCAGCTTACGGCGGCCGGGCTAAACCCTGCCAGATCCTGCATCATCGGCGCCAGAAAGGTGAAGGCGGTGAACACGCCGCCGTAACCCAGCGCGGTAATCGCGTAGATCATCAGCAGCCTGGGGTGAGTCAGCACCTGCAACTGCGCTTTCAGGTTGGCGATGGCCCTACCGGGGATGGTGTTCGGCACCAGCATCAGGCTGCTTAACAGTGAAATCACTCCCAGCGCCGAGACGGCCAGAAAGGTTTCGCGCCAGCCGGCGTGCTGGCCGATGAAGGTACCCAGCGGTACGCCGGTCACCAGCGCCACGGTCAGTCCGCCGAACATGATGGCGATCGCCGAGGCGGCTTTTTCTTTCGGCACCAGACTGGTGGCGATGGTGGAGCCAATCGAGAAAAACACGCCGTGCGCCAGCCCGGTCAGCAATCGCGCCGCCACCAGCGTGGCGTAGTTGGGGGCCAGCCAGGCCAACAGGTTGCCGGCGGTGAATAGCGCCATCAGCCCGACCAGCAGCGGTTTGCGCGGTAGCGCGCCGGTCAGCGCGGTCAGCACCGGCGCGCCCACGGCGACGCCCAGCGCGTAAATGGAAACCAGCAGTCCTGCCGAGGGCAGCGAGATCGCCAGTTGGTCGGCGATGGTCGGCACCAGGCCGACAATCACAAATTCGGTGGTGCCAATTGCAAAGGCACTGATGGTCAGAGCCAGTAACGCCAGCGGCATAATTATCTCCATAGAACGGGGTTCGAATAATGGCGATCAGTATGGAGAACTGCTTAAATAACAAAAATAGCTAAAATCTCAATGGAATTTTGCTGGAGAAGCAAAAATGAAGGCGACCTCGGAAGAACTGGCGATTTTTGTCTCGGTGGTGGAAAGCGGCAGCTTCAGCCGGGCGGCGGAACAGCTCGGGCTGGCGAACTCGGCGGTGAGCCGGGCGGTGAAAAAACTCGAAATGAAACTGGGGGTCAGCCTGTTGAACCGCACCACGCGGCAACTGAGCCTGACGGAAGAGGGCGAGCGCTATTTTCGCCGGGTACAGCAGATATTGCAGGAGATGGCGGCGGCGGAAACCGAACTGATGGAAACCCGGCGCACGCCGCGCGGTCTGTTGCGTATCGACGCCGCCACGCCGGTAGTGCTGCATCTGCTGATGCCGCTGGTCAAACCGTTTCGCGAGCGTTACCCGGAGGTGACGCTGTCGCTGGTGTCGTCGGAGACGTTTATCAACCTGATTGAGCGCAAGGTCGATGTGGCGATCCGCGCCGGAACGCTGACCGACTCCAGCCTGCGCGCCCGCCCGTTGTTTACCAGCTATCGCAAGATCGTCGCCTCGCCGGACTATGTGGCGAAACACGGCGCGCCGCAGCATGTGGATGCGCTGGCGCAGCATCTCTGTCTGGGGTTTACCGAGCCGGTATCGCTCAACACCTGGCCGGTGGCGCGCGCAGACGGTCAACTGTATGAGATTGAGGTGGGGTTATCATCCAACAGCGGCGAAACCCTCAAGCAACTGAGCCTGACGGGCAACGGCATCGCCTGCCTGTCGGATTACATGATTGACGGGGAAATCGCCCGCGGCGAGCTGGTGGAACTGCTTGCCGATCGGCGCCTGCCGGTGGCGATGCCGTTCAGCGCGGTCTATTACAGCGACCGCGCCGTCAGCACCCGCATCCGGGCGTTTATCGATTTTCTGAGCGAGCAGGTGACGCGGTGAAAAAGCAAAAACCGTCCGGCGTGCGGCAAGGCGGCACGGGCCTGACGGCTATTCGCCAGAACCGGATTACCGATCCCACTCCGGCGCCAGCCCGTCCGGGCTAACCAGTCGGCCATGGCGTTCCAGCGCGGCGATGGCCGCCATATCGTCGGCATCCAGCGTCAGCGTTGGCGCCAGCAGGTTGCTTTGCAGGTTCTCGCGTTTTGTCGATGACGGGATCACGGCGTAACCCAGCGCCAGCGCCCAGGCCAGAACCACCTGTGCGGGCGTGGCCTGATGCTTCGCGGCGATCGCGCCAATGACCGCATCCTTCAGCGCATTGCCGTAGGCCAGCGTCATATACGAGGTGATGTGGATGCCGTGCGCCCGCGCCCAGTCCGCCACGCGGCGATTTTGCAGGTACGGCGACAGCTCTATCTGGTTGGTGGCGATTTGCCCGGCGCCGACGGCGTCAATCGCCTGCTGCATCAGCGCGATGGTGAAGTTGGACACGCCGATTTCGCGCGTCAGCCCCTGCTGTTTCGCCTCCACCAGCGCCTGCATGGATTCCGCCACGCTGACGGCGTTGCCGGGCGACGGCCAGTGGATCAACGTCAGATCCACATCATCGGTGCGCAGCTTATGCAGGCTCTGTTTCAGGCTGGGGATCAGTTTTTCCCGGCTCAGGTTTTCGGTCCAGATTTTGGTGGTGAGATATAACTCGCCGCGCGGCACGCCGCTTTCCGCCACCGCCTGACCCACCGCCGCTTCGTTGTCATAAATCTGCGCGGTATCGATAGCGCGATAGCCCAGCGCCAGCGCATCTTTGACCGATGCGATCACCACCTCGTCTTTAAGGCGGAACGTACCTAACCCGAATGCAGGAACTGCCATGATTGACCTCGTTTGTCACAGGAATAAGGCGGAGAATTATCACGAGGCGCGACTCTGTGAAAAAGGTGAACAAACGCAGAGGTTTTTTGCTGCTGCGGCAATAATACGGCGGAAGACCGGCGGTACAGGTATAGGAACGTAGCGGCAGAAAAGCAGAGACGGAAAAAAGCCCCGGCACAACACCGGGGCTTCCCTTAACTTAAATCGATAATGGATGCAGCAGTCAGGCGCTTTTCTGGCCTTCTTCGCGCTGGCGCAGGCTGTTGCCCTGACGATAGGCCAGCGACACCATCAGCGACTGTACCAGACACAGCGTGGCCGACTGGGAGCGGAACGCGTCCACCTGCGCTTCTTTCACCACAAAGCACACATCGCTGAGCGTCGCCAGCGGGCTTACCTGACTGTCGGTGATCACGATCTGGCGCGCGCCCGCGCTGGCGGCCATTTCGCTTACCATCACCGTTTCCTGCGCGTACGGCGAGAAGCTGATCGACACCACGATGTCTTTGGCGTTCAGGCGGCACAACTGCTCGCGGAACATGCCGCCGAGTCCGTTGACCAGCACCGGGCGGCTTTCCAGATGACTTAGCGCGTAGGACAGGTAGGTGGCGACGCTGAACGAGCGCCGCAGCCCGACGATGTAGATCGTGTCGGCCTGCGCCAGCAGGTCGACCGCTTTTTCCAGGTCTTCCGGCTGGGTACGCGCCGCCAGTTGCTGCATCGCCTGCGCGTTGGAACGGGCGAATTCGTGCAGGATGTCCTGCGGACGTTCCGGCACCGTGTCTTCCATCTCCCGAAACAGCCGCGCCCGATCGGTGTAACTGGCGGTTTCCTCCACCAGATTCATGCGGAACAGCTGTTTCATTTCATTGAAACCGCTGAAATCGAAGGCGTTGGCGAAGCGGATCAGCGTGGAGGGCGGTACGTCCGCCTGCTCGGCGATCACCGCCACGGTGTCGAACGCCACGCTGTTGGTGTTGTCCAGCACGTAGCGCGCCACCTGCTGCAAACGCTTGCTCAGGGAGTCGTACCGCGCGCGGATCTGCTCCTGTAATTCTCTCAGGCTGGTCGCCATAGCCATAGTGTTGTTCTCCGTCATCCCGGCGGGATGCTGTTGATCCGATTCTAGTGAGTTGAACCGGCATTTCAAACCGATTTGTCATTTTTTCGGTGAAAAATAGAATGAATAATTCAGTTTTTCTGTGCGTTACCGGCTGATGAAACCGCGTAAAAAGCCGTTTAAACGCTGGTTACCTGCCGTTTACCGGAAAATCTATCCTGGATCACAATAATCAACATTTGTTTTATTTCTTATTAAAATGGAATTTTTATTTCATATACAGTAAGGCGATATCAGCCATCTGTCACCCTAAACCCCTGCAGAGGTGTAACCATGGAAACCGTATCCAATTTCATTCACGGCGAAATCGCGCCCAGCCACAGCGCGCGCGTCGCGCCGGTGTTCAACCCGGCCAGCGGCGAACAGATTCGTCAGGTGGCGCTGAGCAGCGCCGACGAGGTGAAGCAGGCCATCAGCGCGGCGGCGGCGGCGTTTCCCGACTGGGCGAAACACTCGCCGCTGCGTCGCGCCCGCATCCTGTTTCGTTTCAAAGCCCTGCTGGAAGAGAACCTGCACACGCTGGCGCGGCTGATTTCCGAAGAGCACGGCAAAGTCTATTCCGATGCGGTGGGCGAACTGACCCGCGGGCTGGAGGTGGTGGAGTTCGCCTGTGGTATTCCCCATCTGCAAAAAGGCGAGCACTCCGCCAACGTCGGCACCGGCGTGGACAGCCATTCGCTGATGCAGCCGCTGGGGGTGTGCGTGGGGATCACGCCGTTCAATTTCCCGGCGATGGTGCCGATGTGGATGTTCCCGATCGCGCTGGCGACCGGCAACACCTTCGTGCTTAAACCGTCGGAGAAGGACCCGTCGCTGTCGCTGCTGCTGGCGAAGCTGCTGAAAGAGGCCGGGCTGCCGGACGGCGTGTTCAACGTGGTGCAGGGTGATAAAGAAGCGGTGGACGTGCTGCTGACCGACCCGCGCGTACAGGCGGTGAGCTTTGTCGGCTCCACCCCGGTGGCGGAGTATATCTATCGCACCGCGTCGGCTCATGGCAAGCGCTGTCAGGCGTTGGGCGGCGCCAAGAACCACTGCATCCTGATGCCGGACGCCGATATGGACATGGCCGCCAGCGCCATCCTCGGCGCGGCGTTCGGCGCGGCGGGCGAGCGCTGCATGGCGCTGTCGGTGGTGGTGGCGGTGGGTGATGACACCGCCGAGACGCTGTGCTGCAAGCTGGAGCAGCAGGTCGCCGCCATGCGCGTCGGCCCCGGCCTGGTCGACGGCAAGGAAAACGACATGGGGCCGGTGATTTCGGGCGCGCACCGCGACAAGATTACCGGCTATATTCAAAGCGGTATCGATCAGGGCGCCACGCTGCGGGTCGACGGCCGCGGACTTCGCGTGCCGGGGCATGAGCAGGGCTATTTCGTCGGTCCGACGCTGTTTGACAACGTCACGCCGCAGATGCAGATCTACCGGGAAGAAATTTTCGGCCCGGTGCTGTCGGTGGTGCGCGTACCGGATTACCAGACCGCGCTGACCCTGATCAACCAGCACGAATACGGCAACGGCACGGCGATATTCACCCGCGACGGCGAAACCGCCCGCCAGTTCAGCGAAGAGGTGCAGGCGGGCATGGTGGGGATTAACGTGCCGATCCCGGTGCCGATGGCGTTCCACAGCTTCGGCGGCTGGAAGCGCTCCATTTTTGGCGCGCTCAACGTGCACGGCAACGACGGCGTGCGTTTCTACACCCGCATGAAAACCGTCACCAGCCGCTGGCCGGCCAGCGTGCGGCTGGAGCAGCACGCCAGTAGTTTTGTGATGCCAACGCTGGAGTAATTCCACCTGACTTGCGGGAGCAAACGATGGACACGTTGAAAATGACCATGGCGCAGGCGCTGGTCCGGTTTCTCAATCAGCAGTATCTCCAGGTGGACGGCGAGGAAACGCCGTTGTTCGCCGGGGTGATGACCATCTTCGGGCACGGCAACGTGCTCGGCATCGGGCAGGCGCTGGAGCAGGATGCCGGGCACCTGCAGGTGCATCAGGGGTGCAACGAGCAGGGCATGGCGCACATCGCCGTGGGTTTTGCCAAACAGCACCGGCGGCGGCGCGTGTACGCGGTGACCACCTCGGTGGGGCCGGGGTCCGCCAATCTGGTGACGGCGGCGGCCACCGCCACCGCCAATCGCATTCCGCTGCTGCTGCTGCCGGGGGATCTGTTTGCCAGCCGTCAGCCCGACCCGGTGTTGCAGCAAATCGAGCAGTATCATGACGCCACCATCAGCACCAACGATTGCCTGCGGCCGGTGTCGCGCTACTGGGATCGCATCAGCCGCCCGGAACAGCTAATGAGCGCGCTTGTCAACGCCATGCGGGTGCTGACCGACCCGGCGGATACCGGCACGGTGACGCTGTGCCTGCCGCAGGACGTGCAGGCGGAAGCCTGGGATTACCCGGCGGCGTTCTTCCAGCGGCGGGTACATCATCTGGAACGCCGTCCGCCGGATAGCGCCCGGCTGGCGCAGGCGGCGGCATTACTGGCGCGCAAACGCCGCCCGTTGCTGATTTGCGGCGGCGGGGTGCGTTATGCCGGCGCGCACGATGCTTTCCGCCAGTTTGCCGAGCGCTTTAATCTGCCGTTTGGCGAAACCCAGGCGGGCAAGGGCGCGCTGGTGTCGGAGCACCCGCTTAACGCCGGCGGCATCGGCGTGACCGGCGGGCAGGCCGCGAACCGGCTGGCGGCGCAGGCGGATCTGGTGATTGGCGTCGGTACCCGGCTGACCGACTTCACCACCGCCTCCAAATCGCTGTTTACCCATCCGCAGGTCGAGTTTTTGCTGCTCAACGTGGCGGAGTTCGACGCGTTCAAACTGGATGCCGTCGCGCTGATCGCCGACGCCCGCGAAGGGTTGACGCAACTGGCGCAGGCGCTGGAGGCTCAGGGCTATCGCAGCGGCTGGGGCGATGAGGTCGCGCAGGCCCGTCTCGACTGGCAACGGGAGCGTCAGCGGCTGTTTGAGCGGCGCGACGAAGACGGGCAGGAGCTGGAAATCGCCGGACATCTGGATGCGCAACTGGCCGAGTACCGCGAGACGCTTGGCACTCGCCTGACGCAAACCCGCGTGCTGGGGCTGTTGAACGACGCGCTGGAAGACGACGCCATCGTGGTGGGCGCGGCCGGGTCGCTGCCCGGCGACCTGCAACGGCTGTGGCAGGTGAAAACGCCGGACAGCTATCATCTGGAGTACGGTTACTCCTGCATGGGCTACGAGATCGCGGCGGCGGTGGGCGCGCGGCTGGCGGCGCCGCGACAGCCGGTGTACGCGATGGTGGGCGACGGTTCTTACCTGATGCTGCACAGCGAGCTGCAAACCGCGGTGCAGGAAGGCATCAAAATTACCGTGCTGCTGTTCGACAACGCCGGGTTCGGCTGCATCAACAACTTGCAGATGAGTCAGGGGATGGGCAGTTTCTGCACCGAGAACCGGCGGCGCGATCGGGACAGCGGCAAATTGACCGGTTCGCTGGTGACGGTGGATTTCGCCCGCAACGCCGAAAGCTACGGCTGTCGGGCATGGACGGTACGGGACGAGGCGTCGTTATTGCAGGCGCTGCGCGAGGCGCAGGCGCACCCCGGCCCGTGCTTGCTGGATATCAAAGTGCTGCCGAAAACCATGACCCACGGCTACGACGCCTGGTGGAATACCGGCACCGCGCAGGTGGCGGACAACCCGGCGATTGAAACCGCGGCGCGCGAGGTGCAATTACAACGCGCAAAAGCACGGCAGTATTAGGGCTGATGACGAATACACCTTTCAGGCGGCATGTTTAGCGGCATCTGCGCTCACGATGATTTCGTCGTGGGCGCAGATGCGCATCATCGTTACTACTCTCATCGTTACTGCTATCGCCGCTACTACATATCAATGCTGCTATATCCGTATCAATGCCGCTATCAATACGGCTGAGGCATGCCACGTGCTATGCGTCACTGAACCGGAATATGCATGTCGATATCCCAGTAGCCGTCGCTATAACCGTCATTGAGGTAGACCTCGAAACAGGATCGCGTTGTGTCGACGGTGTTACCATCGCCGAGTAACGCGGCAAAAAACGCCTGCCACGATAGGCCGAAATCATCGTCGGATACGCGCGCGCGGGCAATCGCGTACCGACCCGCGGCGATCTCCGTCGCGATCGCCCCGCTGCTGTTGGCGGGCAGACGAAACTCAGCGGTCACGCTTACCACGGTATCCGCCGCCAGTTTTTCCGGCGGGGTTTCTTGCGGATTGCCGTAATAAACCGCAATCCATTCCAGCGGCTGTACCGCGTGCTCGTCCACCCATTTCATCAGTTGTTCAAATCCTTGCGGCACCGTTTGTTCCCAGGGGCCCACCAGATGGAACCCGGCCGCATGGCGTTTATTCACATGCTGAACGTTGTAATCCATATCTGATCCTTACGAAGATGATGACTGTGTATTTATCGGTGTTACCGGCTGAGGGCATGATAGCGGCATGTTTCATCGAGCTATACCGTGTAAGATCCCATTGTGGGACAAATTAACGAGATTGATAGCCATGCCGAAGTCGATAAAGAACCTCAGTGGACGTAAAGAGCGATTCGCTGCGCGTGTACTGCTTATTGACGGTTCAAACCGCGTTCTTCTCCTGAGCACCCGAGACGCCAGCAATCCGGCGTTTTTAGAATCCTGGGAACTGCCCGGCGGCGGCGTTTTAGCGGGCGAATCGATCACACAGGCAGTGATACGCGAACTCTACGAGGAAACGGGAATCACCCTCTCAGCCTCGTCCGTAAGCTCACCGCTATGGAAGCGGGACGTCCTCTATACCTACCGCGGAGAGCGCCGCCTGCAGCATGAGGCGATTTGTTGTGCCAGGATCGAGATAGCGCCTCAAACCATTGATGAGCGTTATAGAGAACCGTTCGAACGTGAGGACCACCTTCGCTATCAGTGGTGGCCGTTGGGCGAATTAAGGGTGTCGCAAGAAACGTTCTATCCCATCACCCTTCCACGTCATGCCGATGCCCTTATAGCCGGTCGCATAATTGATGAACCGCTCGAAGTCTGGGATGAATAACGCTTCAAGCAGTCCCTTCAATATATATGCGCTCCAAACGATAGCATTAATAAACGATAGCATTAACAAACGATAACATTAACAAACGATAACGTTAAAAACCGGCGGCGTATTTTACGCCGGGTCATATTTATATGATCGCCAAAATAATGATCTGGAGATTATTTATTATCTGGTCATAAAAATAAGCCGCCGGAATCGTAGCTGAATTACACGTTTAATTTATGTATCACATCGACAAACGCGGACACGCCGCTGTTAATTTCACTAAAGCCGCGCGACAGGTCGTGTATTTTCTCTCTCTCGTCCCCTAAGAATTGATTAATTTGATCCAGTTGCTGGTACATCTGTTCGATTAATCGGGCGTTGTCCTCAACCATATGGGTGATCTTTTGCGTCGCCGTCGAGGTGGAGATCGCCAGTTTTCGTACCTCTTCCGCCACCACGGAGAAACCGCGCCCGGACTCGCCGGCCCGCGCGGCTTCAATCGCCGCGTTCAACGCCAGAATGTTGGTCTGGGAAGCGATAGCGTCGATGGTACTGATAATCGCACTGATGTTCTTGGCATGCTCATTCAGGCTGGCGCCGATTTCCGATGCCGACTTGACCTGCGCGGTAATCCGTTCGGAATTGTTGACCGTTTCCGTAAGCACCTCGCTGGCATTGTAGGTGATTTGCGAGGTTTGTTCCGACGTGGTGACCGCGATATCCGCGATGCGTTTGGCGTTTTCGACTCGGGTGGTGATATCGGAAGCAAATTTTATGACTTTGTACACGTTGCCGTGAGCATCGAGAATCGGGTTATAACTCGCTTCCAGCCAGACCCGTTCA from Dickeya fangzhongdai encodes the following:
- a CDS encoding iron-containing alcohol dehydrogenase; translation: MKFSYRQPVNLCFGRGESQRVGQVVAQLGRKVLLVTGTASCRKTGLLDRVTDALAASGVTCFLFERIESNPLSTTVDDGARLARMHQCDVVLGVGGGSVMDAAKAIAFMAKHTGSVVEYLSVPAPAGDALPLVLMTTTAGTGSEGNCVAVVTNPATHDKLVFVSPALFAHTAIIDPTLMVTQTPAMVASTGFDAMSHNIEALVGRYVQPMTAIMSREAIGLLARYLPRVWRDAGDLDAWDQVCWANTLGGMAIGLSACGLPHAMEHPLSGLYNITHGQGLAALYPALMAFSWRDNVAGFAAVARAMSDDVATLSEEEQAQRSIVLVRQLLGTLALNFTLRDLGVDEKDIPWMADNCVQTMGFSLQQNPRIATRDEVEALYRACL
- a CDS encoding APC family permease yields the protein MKENQLKKNSLGLWSLVFFVVAAASPLTGVIGGLPVAMSAGNGAGIPAMYVLAGAILLVFSFGYIAMSRYVTNAGAFYSYIALGLGQRTGVSALTVALLAYFAIQIAVVALFGFFSQMYVQDHLGVNFPWWAYSGAMLLVICYLGIESVEIGGKVLGILMLLEVGIVLLTDVAILWSHGPQPLTFASFTPSVIQQGNLGIALVFTIAAFIGFESTAIYGEECREPTKTIPRATLLAVTLITLFFALTSWAMVQAYGLDQVREQALNNPGRFVFDVASRLLGPWSEQVMSLLLITSLFAAAQAFHNNISRYLFSISRDGVLWSKMARVRGDKGTPYVASLVQTLMMLTLLLVLAASGADPMMHIFAWGSAVATMAILLLQGGVSVAVVMFFHRAAPHYSASAWSRLWAPLCSAVLMGVALLMVSDNMDVLSGSSSQLVFFIPWAVVGMALAGYLFACWPRQTGRAFTLENMDSQG
- a CDS encoding MFS transporter; this encodes MPLALLALTISAFAIGTTEFVIVGLVPTIADQLAISLPSAGLLVSIYALGVAVGAPVLTALTGALPRKPLLVGLMALFTAGNLLAWLAPNYATLVAARLLTGLAHGVFFSIGSTIATSLVPKEKAASAIAIMFGGLTVALVTGVPLGTFIGQHAGWRETFLAVSALGVISLLSSLMLVPNTIPGRAIANLKAQLQVLTHPRLLMIYAITALGYGGVFTAFTFLAPMMQDLAGFSPAAVSWILLGYGVSVAIGNLWGGKLADRHGAVPALTFIFAALALLLLVFQFTASIQYAALATVLAMGVFAFGNVPGLQVYVVQKAEQYAPHAVDVASGLNIAAFNVGIALGSVIGGQTVARGGLAQTPWIGAVIVAAALLLITLSGRLDRQPRPLLD
- the yafC gene encoding DNA-binding transcriptional regulator YafC is translated as MKATSEELAIFVSVVESGSFSRAAEQLGLANSAVSRAVKKLEMKLGVSLLNRTTRQLSLTEEGERYFRRVQQILQEMAAAETELMETRRTPRGLLRIDAATPVVLHLLMPLVKPFRERYPEVTLSLVSSETFINLIERKVDVAIRAGTLTDSSLRARPLFTSYRKIVASPDYVAKHGAPQHVDALAQHLCLGFTEPVSLNTWPVARADGQLYEIEVGLSSNSGETLKQLSLTGNGIACLSDYMIDGEIARGELVELLADRRLPVAMPFSAVYYSDRAVSTRIRAFIDFLSEQVTR
- the dkgB gene encoding 2,5-didehydrogluconate reductase DkgB encodes the protein MAVPAFGLGTFRLKDEVVIASVKDALALGYRAIDTAQIYDNEAAVGQAVAESGVPRGELYLTTKIWTENLSREKLIPSLKQSLHKLRTDDVDLTLIHWPSPGNAVSVAESMQALVEAKQQGLTREIGVSNFTIALMQQAIDAVGAGQIATNQIELSPYLQNRRVADWARAHGIHITSYMTLAYGNALKDAVIGAIAAKHQATPAQVVLAWALALGYAVIPSSTKRENLQSNLLAPTLTLDADDMAAIAALERHGRLVSPDGLAPEWDR
- a CDS encoding MurR/RpiR family transcriptional regulator; protein product: MAMATSLRELQEQIRARYDSLSKRLQQVARYVLDNTNSVAFDTVAVIAEQADVPPSTLIRFANAFDFSGFNEMKQLFRMNLVEETASYTDRARLFREMEDTVPERPQDILHEFARSNAQAMQQLAARTQPEDLEKAVDLLAQADTIYIVGLRRSFSVATYLSYALSHLESRPVLVNGLGGMFREQLCRLNAKDIVVSISFSPYAQETVMVSEMAASAGARQIVITDSQVSPLATLSDVCFVVKEAQVDAFRSQSATLCLVQSLMVSLAYRQGNSLRQREEGQKSA
- a CDS encoding CoA-acylating methylmalonate-semialdehyde dehydrogenase, yielding METVSNFIHGEIAPSHSARVAPVFNPASGEQIRQVALSSADEVKQAISAAAAAFPDWAKHSPLRRARILFRFKALLEENLHTLARLISEEHGKVYSDAVGELTRGLEVVEFACGIPHLQKGEHSANVGTGVDSHSLMQPLGVCVGITPFNFPAMVPMWMFPIALATGNTFVLKPSEKDPSLSLLLAKLLKEAGLPDGVFNVVQGDKEAVDVLLTDPRVQAVSFVGSTPVAEYIYRTASAHGKRCQALGGAKNHCILMPDADMDMAASAILGAAFGAAGERCMALSVVVAVGDDTAETLCCKLEQQVAAMRVGPGLVDGKENDMGPVISGAHRDKITGYIQSGIDQGATLRVDGRGLRVPGHEQGYFVGPTLFDNVTPQMQIYREEIFGPVLSVVRVPDYQTALTLINQHEYGNGTAIFTRDGETARQFSEEVQAGMVGINVPIPVPMAFHSFGGWKRSIFGALNVHGNDGVRFYTRMKTVTSRWPASVRLEQHASSFVMPTLE